A genomic segment from Apium graveolens cultivar Ventura unplaced genomic scaffold, ASM990537v1 ctg4685, whole genome shotgun sequence encodes:
- the LOC141702125 gene encoding uncharacterized protein LOC141702125: MDVADCFLDGNADVVEFCPHESFQHLLAAATYTLEEGDHPSRSGSISLFNVNADVGGDGGGLDLIHRVETAGIFDMKWNPVGDNVCPLLAQADANGHLRLHHIENAGDGTVANGSIMKEVNDEKISSSMCLCLDWNPSATSISVGLSDGSISVVSFLESQLEIVQEWKAHEFEVWATCFDHHQPNIVYTGSDDCKFSGWDLRSSSDLAFQNSRAHKMGVCCISKGLTDPHMLLTGSYDEYLRIWDIRSISKPVNETSICLGGGVWRIKQHPCIPGIVLAACMHNGFAVVKIKGDGAEVIETYSKHESLAYGADWQKISTSHEGEKKRTAVATCSFYDRCLRIWVPESTFAI, translated from the exons ATGGACGTGGCGGATTGCTTTCTAGACGGCAACGCAGACGTGGTGGAATTCTGTCCACACGAATCATTTCAACACTTGCTAGCTGCTGCAACGTACACACTTGAAGAGGGTGATCACCCCAGTCGTTCAGGTAGTATTTCTTTGTTTAATGTGAATGCTGATGTGGGTGGTGATGGTGGTGGTCTTGACTTGATTCATAGAGTCGAAACTGCGGGCATCTTTGATATGAAATGGAATCCTGTTGGGGATAATGTATGTCCCCTGCTTGCACAAGCTGATGCTAATGGTCACTTAAGGCTTCATCATATTGAAAATGCGGGAGATGGAACAGTAGCTAACG GTAGTATAATGAAAGAGGTGAACGATGAAAAAATTAGTTCATCCATGTGCTTATGCTTGGACTGGAATCCCTCAGCAACATCCATCTCAGTGGGGCTCTCCGATGGGTCTATATCAGTTGTCTCCTTTCTCGAGTCTCAACTAGAGATAGTACAAGAATGGAAAGCACATGAATTTGAAGTCTGGGCTACTTGCTTTGATCATCACCAGCCAAATATTGTATACACTGGTTCAGACGACTGCAAATTTAGTGGCTGGGATTTACGGAGTTCATCGGACTTGGCATTTCAGAATTCTAGAGCTCACAAGATGGGGGTATGTTGCATATCAAAGGGTCTCACTGATCCTCATATGTTACTTACTGGTAGCTACGATGAGTATCTAAGAATATGGGATATTAGATCAATCTCAAAACCTGTGAATGAAACTTCAATCTGTTTAGGAGGAGGAGTTTGGAGAATCAAACAACATCCTTGTATACCAGGCATAGTGTTGGCAGCTTGTATGCACAACGGCTTTGCAGTCGTCAAAATTAAAGGAGATGGAGCTGAAGTAATTGAAACATATAGTAAGCATGAATCCCTTGCATATGGAGCAGATTGGCAGAAAATAAGTACATCTCATGAAGGCGAAAAGAAGAGGACTGCAGTAGCTACTTGCTCGTTTTATGATCGGTGCCTTAGGATATGGGTGCCAGAGAGCACTTTTGCTATATGA
- the LOC141702136 gene encoding CO(2)-response secreted protease-like, which yields MARISIFFFFSLISLVSVTNAASDLSEEAGVYVVYMGGKGSSAPGTLRIDQAQLMNSFSARNAVVQVFKHGFTGFAAHMSKEEANLIAQEPGVVSVFPDKELKLRTTRSWSFLKLQHYLDNPIPETKLQSSTGSGADTIIGMIDSGVWPESKSFNDDVMGPIPKRWKGTCQETEDFPASSCNKKIIGARYFDPRNQTCRDVDGHGSHTASTAAGASVPGVSYYGLAPGTAIGGSPTSRIAVYKACYGGGCAFSSILAAMDNAIHDGVDIMSLSLGSDPYITVNLWIDTLAIGAFHAVEHGIMVVCAAGNEGPDSSSVSNFAPWITTVAASTIDRHIYANVVLGTNQIVKGGSIQFSGLSDSPKYPLIDGVSAKVKGHNISDELARDCVPGSLDISKVKGRIVLCFNDMSSGGGKIEEIISQGARGLIVVDDTEKIESDLTLIGHLTFPFTNIGSKDGNATLSYIQSNRNPTATIQRSATSPDYKPAPIVADFSSRGPSYLTHNLLKPDITAPGVNIIAAWSKMDTEFVLPGQAPPEYVVVSGTSMSTPHIAGVAALIKSQHPTWDPSAIRSAIMTTAVQTCSYGSPILRLPGLQEATPYEFGAGEVNIEQVMNPGLIYETTTSDYYFFLCNLGYNLSTIKLIAKNIPEGFSCPKNANKDLISNMNYPSIAIANFKENVDRKVTRTVTNFGDEDETVYEVTVDAPEHIKVQVTPSKLHFTKECKKQSFDVKFSTKYALKSDGFGWITWSNDKYRVRSPFVLSLDDTSHN from the exons ATGGCAAGGatttcaatcttcttcttcttttcacTAATTTCATTAGTCTCAGTTACAAATGCAGCTTCTGATCTATCAGAAGAAGCTGGAGTTTATGTTGTTTATATGGGAGGAAAAGGCTCGTCAGCTCCCGGAACTTTGAGAATTGATCAAGCTCAACTTATGAACTCTTTTTCAGCAAG AAATGCTGTTGTGCAGGTATTCAAACATGGCTTTACAGGATTTGCCGCTCATATGTCTAAGGAGGAAGCAAATTTGATAGCGCAAGAACCAGGAGTTGTGTCTGTATTTCCTGATAAAGAGTTAAAACTACGTACAACGAGGTCGTGGTCTTTTCTCAAGCTTCAACATTACCTTGACAATCCTATCCCGGAAACAAAGCTCCAGAGCTCAACTGGGAGTGGAGCTGACACTATCATTGGTATGATAGATTCAG GAGTATGGCCAGAATCTAAGAGCTTTAATGATGATGTTATGGGTCCGATCCCGAAACGGTGGAAAGGAACTTGCCAGGAAACAGAAGATTTTCCTGCTTCCAGTTGCAATAA GAAAATCATCGGTGCAAGATATTTTGACCCCCGGAATCAAACATGTAGAGACGTTGATGGACATGGCAGCCACACCGCATCAACAGCTGCAGGAGCATCCGTGCCTGGAGTTTCATATTACGGCTTAGCTCCTGGAACAGCCATTGGTGGTTCACCAACTTCCAGAATTGCAGTGTACAAAGCATGTTATGGAGGTGGCTGTGCCTTCTCATCAATTCTAGCGGCAATGGATAATGCAATTCATGATGGCGTTGATATAATGTCGTTGTCATTAGGCAGTGATCCCTATATTACTGTTAATTTATGGATAGATACATTAGCCATTGGTGCATTTCATGCCGTTGAGCATGGAATTATGGTTGTTTGTGCTGCTGGAAATGAAGGACCTGACTCTTCAAGTGTCTCAAATTTTGCACCTTGGATTACAACTGTTGCTGCTTCAACTATAGACAGGCATATCTATGCTAATGTTGTGTTGGGTACTAATCAAATAGTTAAG GGTGGAAGCATTCAGTTTTCAGGTTTAAGTGACTCTCCAAAATATCCGCTAATAGATGGGGTCTCAGCCAAGGTTAAAGGCCATAACATCAGCGATGAGTTAGCAAG AGATTGTGTTCCAGGTTCATTAGATATTAGCAAGGTCAAAGGACGTATTGTTCTATGTTTCAACGACATGAGCAGTGGAGGTGGTAAGATAGAGGAGATAATAAGTCAAGGTGCACGTGGATTGATCGTGGTTGACGATACTGAAAAAATTGAAAGTGATCTGACACTTATCGGGCATTTGACGTTTCCTTTTACTAATATCGGTTCCAAGGATGGAAATGCAACTCTCTCCTATATACAATCAAATAG GAATCCGACTGCAACAATTCAAAGGTCTGCAACATCTCCAGACTACAAGCCAGCACCTATCGTGGCCGATTTCTCATCAAGAGGCCCATCATATTTAACTCATAATCTTCTCAAG CCAGATATCACAGCACCAGGAGTAAATATTATTGCGGCATGGAGCAAAATGGATACAGAATTTGTACTCCCAGGACAGGCTCCACCAGAATACGTCGTAGTCTCAGGAACATCAATGTCAACCCCACACATTGCTGGTGTAGCTGCCCTAATCAAGTCCCAGCATCCCACTTGGGATCCTTCAGCCATCAGATCAGCTATTATGACTACAG CTGTTCAAACGTGTAGCTACGGATCTCCTATTTTAAGATTACCAGGATTACAAGAAGCTACGCCATATGAGTTTGGGGCAGGCGAAGTGAACATAGAACAAGTAATGAATCCGGGGCTTATTTACGAGACTACTACCAGtgattattatttttttctttgTAATCTAGGATATAACCTGTCAACGATTAAGCTTATTGCAAAGAATATTCCAGAAGGATTTTCTTGTCCGAAGAATGCAAATAAAGACTTGATCTCCAATATGAATTATCCATCAATTGCCATCGCGAATTTTAAGGAAAATGTCGACAGGAAAGTAACAAGAACTGTTACAAACTTCGGTGATGAAGACGAGACAGTGTACGAGGTAACAGTTGATGCTCCTGAACATATCAAGGTGCAAGTGACACCAAGCAAGCTACATTTTACAAAGGAGTGTAAGAAGCAAAGTTTTGATGTGAAGTTTTCGACAAAATATGCATTGAAGAGTGATGGTTTTGGTTGGATCACTTGGAGCAATGACAAGTACAGAGTGCGCAGTCCTTTTGTCTTGAGCCTGGATGATACCTCCCATAACTGA
- the LOC141702129 gene encoding CO(2)-response secreted protease-like, with protein MVSQPRDYVPGSLDISKVKGRIVLCFNEINSGTEKINETINQGARGLILVDDSLKIESDSIILRHLTFPHTYIGSKDGNATLSYIQSNRNPTTTILRSATSTDYKPAPIVASFSSRGPSYLSANLLKPDITAPGVNIIAAWSGMDSLFRIPGQAPVDYVLISGTSMATPHISGIAALIKSQHPTWDPSAIRSAIMTTAVQTCSDGSPILKLPGLEEATPYDFGAGEVNIEQVMNPGLIYETTTSDYYGFLCNLGYNLSTIKLIAKNVPEGFSCPKNANAALVSNMNYPSISISGFKENTYGKVTRSVTNVGDEYETVYEVTVDAPERIKVQVIPHTLHFTKDCKKRSFDVKFSTKDALKSDGFGWITWNNDKYRVRSPFVLS; from the exons ATGGTGTCTCAGCCAAG AGATTATGTTCCAGGTTCATTAGATATCAGCAAGGTCAAAGGACGTATTGTTCTATGTTTCAACGAGATAAACAGTGGAACTGAAAAGATAAACGAGACTATAAATCAAGGTGCTCGGGGACTGATCCTAGTTGACGATTCCTTAAAAATTGAAAGTGACTCGATAATTTTGAGGCATTTGACGTTTCCACATACTTACATTGGTTCCAAGGATGGGAATGCAACTCTCTCGTATATACAGTCAAACAG GAATCCGACTACAACTATTCTAAGGTCTGCAACATCTACAGACTACAAGCCAGCACCTATCGTCGCCTCTTTCTCATCAAGAGGCCCATCTTATTTATCTGCAAATCTTCTCAAG CCAGATATTACAGCACCAGGAGTGAATATTATTGCGGCATGGAGTGGAATGGACTCGTTATTTAGAATTCCAGGACAGGCTCCAGTAGATTACGTCCTAATCTCAGGAACATCAATGGCAACCCCGCACATTTCTGGGATAGCTGCCTTAATCAAGTCCCAACATCCCACCTGGGATCCTTCTGCGATCAGATCAGCTATTATGACTACAG CTGTTCAAACGTGTAGCGATGGATCTCCTATCTTAAAATTACCAGGCTTAGAAGAAGCTACACCGTATGATTTTGGAGCAGGGGAAGTGAACATAGAACAAGTAATGAATCCTGGGCTAATCTACGAGACTACTACCAGTGATTATTATGGCTTTCTTTGCAATTTGGGATATAATCTGTCAACAATCAAGCTTATTGCAAAGAATGTTCCAGAAGGATTTTCTTGTCCGAAGAATGCAAATGCTGCATTGGTTTCCAATATGAATTATCCGTCAATCTCCATCTCAGGTTTCAAGGAAAATACATATGGGAAAGTAACAAGAAGTGTTACAAATGTCGGTGATGAATACGAGACAGTATATGAGGTAACAGTTGATGCTCCTGAACGTATCAAGGTGCAAGTGATACCACACACACTACATTTTACAAAGGATTGTAAGAAGCGAAGTTTTGATGTGAAGTTTTCGACAAAAGATGCATTGAAGAGTGATGGTTTTGGTTGGATCACTTGGAACAATGACAAGTACAGAGTGCGCAGTCCTTTTGTTTTGAGCTAA
- the LOC141702130 gene encoding CO(2)-response secreted protease-like, with the protein MARISIFFFFPLFLSVSITNAASDRSEESEVYIVYMGGKGSSTPGTLRDDQARLMDSLSSRNAVVQVYKHGFTGFAAHMSKEEANLIAQEPGVVSMFPDKELKLLTTRSWSFLKIQHYIDNPILATSLHNSSANAADTIIGVIDTGIWPESKSFNDKGMGPIPKRWKGTCQETEDFPASSCNRKLIGARHFEQHNQTCRDADGHGSHTASTAGGASVPGVSYYGLAPGTAIGGSPTSRIAMYKACYEDLCYPSAILAAMDNAIHDGVDIMSLSLGGDPYHTVNLWTDTLAVGAFHAAEHGIMVV; encoded by the exons ATGGCAAGGatttcaatcttcttcttttttccaCTATTTTTATCTGTCTCAATTACAAATGCAGCTTCTGATCGATCAGAAGAATCTGAAGTTTATATTGTTTATATGGGAGGAAAAGGCTCTTCAACTCCTGGAACTTTAAGAGATGATCAAGCTCGGCTTATGGACTCATTGTCAAGCAG AAATGCTGTGGTACAGGTATACAAGCATGGCTTCACTGGATTTGCCGCTCATATGTCTAAGGAGGAAGCAAATTTAATAGCTCAAGAACCAGGAGTTGTCTCCATGTTTCCTGATAAAGAGTTAAAACTACTTACAACAAGGTCTTGGTCTTTTCTCAAGATTCAACATTACATTGATAATCCAATCCTCGCAACATCACTCCACAATTCCTCTGCTAATGCAGCTGACACAATCATCGGTGTGATTGATACAG GGATTTGGCCAGAATCTAAGAGCTTTAATGATAAAGGTATGGGTCCGATCCCAAAACGTTGGAAAGGAACTTGCCAAGAAACAGAAGATTTTCCCGCTTCCAGTTGCAATAG AAAATTAATCGGTGCAAGACATTTTGAGCAACACAATCAAACATGTAGAGACGCTGATGGACATGGAAGCCACACTGCATCAACAGCTGGGGGAGCATCTGTGCCCGGAGTTTCATATTACGGCTTAGCTCCTGGAACAGCCATTGGTGGTTCACCGACTTCCAGAATTGCAATGTACAAAGCATGTTATGAAGATCTCTGTTATCCCTCAGCAATTCTAGCAGCAATGGATAATGCAATTCATGATGGCGTTGATATAATGTCGTTGTCATTAGGTGGTGATCCCTATCATACTGTTAATTTATGGACTGATACATTAGCCGTGGGTGCATTTCATGCTGCTGAGCATGGAATTATGGTTGTTTGA